In the Populus trichocarpa isolate Nisqually-1 chromosome 1, P.trichocarpa_v4.1, whole genome shotgun sequence genome, one interval contains:
- the LOC18093986 gene encoding uncharacterized protein LOC18093986 — MSLSLQSPLSSALSSKSSFLQKGGGGGRLRLLSGSPSSNAIFFKLHNPSFPQIRASSLDAGASTELDAVSSLSEIVPDTVVFDDFQKFPPTAATVSSSLLLGICSLPDTIFRSAVDTALADSGCSSLENDVLRLSCFANKALVNVGGDLSKLVPGRVSTEVDARLAYDTHGIIRKVHDLLKSYGEIDVPPERLLFKIPATWQGIEASRLLESEGIQTHLTFVYSFVQAAAAAQAGASVIQIFVGRLRDWSRNHSGDPEIEAALKRGEDPGLALVTKAYNYIHKYGYKSKLMAAAVRNKQDLFSLLGVDYIIAPLKVMQSLKESLTTPDEKYSFVRRLSPHSAAAYSFSEEELIKWDQLSLASAMGPASVELLAAGLDGYVNQAKRVEELFAKIWPPPNV; from the exons atgtcacTCTCCTTGCAATCTCCGCTCTCTTCTGCTCTATCCTCCAAATCCTCCTTCCTCCAG aaaggaggaggaggagggagaCTGAGGTTACTCAGTGGATCACCATCTTcaaatgctatttttttcaaGCTCCATAACCCTTCATTTCCTCAAATTCGTGCTTCTTCTCTTGATGCTG GTGCTAGCACTGAATTGGATGCTGTGTCTAGCTTGAGTGAGATCGTGCCTGATACTGTCGTTTTCGATGATTTCCAGAa GTTTCCTCCAACTGCTGCCACTGTTAGCTCTTCACTTCTTTTGGGTATCTGTAGCCTGCCCGATACAATATTCAGA AGTGCTGTGGACACCGCATTGGCGGATTCAGGGTGTTCTTCTCTTGAAAACGATGTGCTGAGATTGTCTTGTTTCGCTAACAAG GCTTTGGTGAATGTTGGAGGTGATTTATCTAAATTGGTACCCGGCCGAGTTTCAACTGAAGTGGATGCGCGGTTGGCTTATGACACCCATGGCATTATTAGAAAG GTGCATGACTTGTTGAAGTCATACGGTGAAATTGATGTTCCTCCTGAGCGATTGTTATTCAAAATTCCAGCAACTTGGCAA GGAATAGAAGCCTCGAGATTGTTGGAGTCTGAGGGCATACAGACGCATTTGACTTTTGTTTACAG CTTTGTTCAAGCCGCCGCCGCCGCTCAAGCTGGTGCTTCTGTTATTCAGATTTTTGTGGGACGCCTTAGG GATTGGTCGCGGAACCATTCTGGTGACCCTGAGATTGAAGCTGCTCTGAAAAGAGGAGAGGATCCTGGGTTGGCACTG GTGACAAAGGCTTACAATTACATCCACAAATATGGGTATAAATCGAAGTTGATGGCTGCTGCAGTTCGCAACAAACAAGATTTATTCAGTCTCTTGGG GGTTGACTATATCATTGCACCATTGAAAGTAATGCAATCTCTGAAAGAGTCTTTAACCACTCCTGATGAGAAGTACTCTTTTGTTCGGAGGTTATCACCACATTCTGCTGCTGCTTACAGTTTCAGTGAAGAAGAG CTTATTAAATGGGATCAATTAAGCCTTGCATCAGCAATGGGGCCTGCATCTGTGGAGCTTCTGGCTGCTGGATTGGATGGTTATGTTAATCAAGCAAAGCGAGTTGAGGAGTTATTTGCCAAGATTTGGCCTCCCCCAAATGTATAA
- the LOC18093987 gene encoding probable trehalose-phosphate phosphatase F encodes MDIESNHSSPVLTDPAPINKSRLGIHSNLLSYAPSGGSLSSSKYRNVNIPRKKPGKLDEVCSNACLDAMKSSSPPRKKLIKDGADTAYGTWMLKHPSALNSFEEIANFAKNKKIAMFLDYDGTLSPIVDDPDNALMSDDMRFAVRNFAKYFPTAIISGRSRDKVYQLVGLTELYYAGSHGMDILGPVRKAVSNDHPNCNESTTDQQGKEVNLFQPAREFIPLIDEVFRTLVEDTKGIKGAKVENHKFCVSVHFRNVDEKNWQSIAQCVQDILDKYPRLRKTHGRKVLEVRPMIDWNKGKAVEFLLESLGLSNRDDVLPIYIGDDLTDEDAFKVLREGNRGCGILVSSRPKETNAVYSLRDPSEVMKFLNSLVTWKKVDAS; translated from the exons ATGGATATCGAGTCAAACCATTCTTCTCCTGTTCTCACTGATCCTGCTCCAATAAACAAGTCAAGGCTCGGCATCCATTCTAATTTGTTGTCTTACGCACCATCGGGAGGATCACTCTCCTCTAGCAAGTATAGAAACGTTAACATTCCTAGAAAAAAGCCTGGGAAACTTGATGAAGTCTGCTCGAACGCATGTCTGGATGCCATGAAATCCTCATCACCCCCTCGCAAGAAGCTCATTAAGGATGGTGCTGACACAGCTTACGGCACCTGGATG CTCAAGCATCCATCAGCACTCAACTCATTTGAGGAAATTGCAAATTttgccaaaaacaaaaagatagcAATGTTTCTAGACTACGATGGTACTCTCTCTCCAATAGTAGATGACCCAGATAATGCCCTTATGTCTGATGAT ATGCGTTTTGCAGTAAGAAACTTCGCAAAATATTTCCCAACGGCGATTATTAGTGGAAGAAGTCGTGACAAG GTTTATCAGCTTGTAGGACTAACAGAATTGTATTATGCTGGTAGTCATGGGATGGACATCTTGGGCCCTGTACGAAAAGCGGTGTCCAATGACCATCCAAACTGTAATGAATCAACTACTGACCAACAG GGCAAGGAGGTGAATCTGTTTCAGCCTGCTAGAGAATTTATACCTCTGATCGATGAG GTTTTTAGAACCCTTGTCGAGGATACTAAGGGGATCAAAGGTGCAAAAGTTGAGAATCATAAATTTTGCGTCTCTGTACATTTCCGTAATGTAGATGAGAAG AACTGGCAATCTATTGCACAATGTGTTCAGGATATTTTAGATAAGTATCCTCGTTTGCGAAAAACTCATGGACGGAAG GTTTTAGAGGTCCGTCCAATGATTGACTGGAATAAAGGAAAAGCAGTTGAATTTTTGCTTGAATCTCTAG GTCTAAGTAATAGAGATGATGTACTCCCAATTTATATTGGTGATGATCTGACAGATGAAGATGCATTCAAG GTGCTCCGGGAGGGGAATCGAGGCTGTGGAATTTTGGTGTCATCTAGACCCAAAGAAACCAATGCAGTTTACTCTCTCAGAGATCCATCGGAG GTGATGAAATTTCTCAATTCCCTGGTGACATGGAAGAAGGTGGATGCATCCTGA